From the bacterium genome, the window CCATCGCTCTGCCGATCGCCTGGGAGTTCATCGATCCCAAAGGTGAGCTGGCGCGCAACTCGCTCTTTCAAACAGAGCGGCTGTGGAACCAGCGATGGTCTATCGGCGGCTATGGCCGTTATCACGTCAGTTCAGAGATCGATTCACCTGGGCCGTGGCCATTTGCCAGCCTGTTCATCGCCCGCGCCTATTTCGAGCAAGGTCAGGACGATAAAGTTTGGCGTGTATTGAATTGGTTGAACACCTTGACCGGCGCGGTCTCAGGCAGCTGGTTTGAATTCTACGGACCTAGGCCCTGGTGTCCACCCTGTCCGCAGGTCGGAATCACCCCGTGGACCTGGGCTGAAATTTTACTGTTTTGTGTTCATCATCTTTTAGGCATCCGGCCTGAGGAAAACCAGGTACGGATTCGGCCTCGTTTGCTGTCCAACACCGAACGTATGACAGCCGATTTGACGCTGCAGGGGTGTCGGATTCAGCTTCGCGTACAGCGTGTGTCAGCCGATGCGCCTCCCTCCTGCCAGGTGGACGGAGAGGCGGTCCCCTATCAGGTGGACCAAGGGGTGCTTGTTACGCTGAAAAATTACAGTTTCCGCGCAATAGAAATCCATCAATAGTGAAAAGGAGTGGTCATGAACATTTTGGGCCTGCATATTGCAGATTTTTCCATCGTGATCGTGTACATATTAGCCATGCTCTACCTCGGTATTCGCGCCCAGCGCAAGACTAAAAACACCACCGATTTTTTTATGGCGGGACGCAGTCTGGGAAAATTTTATCAGTTCTTTTTAAATTTTGGCAATTCCACTCATGCCGATCAAGCGGCTGCAGTCTCCCGTGAAATCTATCGTCAGGGCATCGGAGGCATGTGGATTCAATACCTGGTGCTTTTCCTCACCCCTTTCTATTGGTTCACCGCTTTGCTGTTCCGCCGTTCACGCGTCATCACTCTGGGCGATTTCTACTCAGAGCGTTATCAGAGCCGCGGACTGGGCGCCGCCTTCGCCGCGTTCACACTGGTGATGGCGGTCATCGGCGGGGCTGCCGCCTATATGGTTGCCGGTAAGACCATGATGGCGCTGACGCCCAAGCCTCCCTCCGCCTATACGGTCCAGGAGAAACAGGCTATTGATCATTTTCACGAGTACATGGATTTGCGACAAAAGATGGAAAAGTCGTTGCCCATGACCGACGCGGAAAAAGCCCGCTATGAAATGCTCAACGATATGAACAAGCGGGATGAACTCAAGTCCATGGTCTCGTACACTGATCCTGTGACCTTTTATTTTATCTTTACCGCGCTGGTGGGCGTCTATACGATGCTCGGAGGTCTGATCGCCGCTGCGTTCACTGACGCGGTACAAGGGGTGTTGATCATCGTCTTTTCAGTCATGCTCATTCCGCTCGGCTTGTCGCGCATCGGCGGGTTCGCCGGTCTGCATGCCTCCGTGCCTGATTATATGTTCAACATCTTTGGCTCCGTCAAAGTGGGTGAGTACGCCTGGTATACGATTTTTGCCATGGTCCTGGCCAACCTGGTCTCCATCATCGCGTCTGCGCCGCTGCTCGCCACCGCCGGATCGGCCAAGGATGAATGGACCGCCCGATTCGGCATCCTCAGCGGCATGTTTTTCAAACGGTTTCTTATGCTTTTCTGGGCGCTCACCGGCCTGGTGGCCATCGCACTGTATGCGGGTAAACTCCACGATCCGGATCTGATCTGGGGAGTGATGAGTCGCGATCT encodes:
- a CDS encoding sodium:solute symporter family protein — translated: MNILGLHIADFSIVIVYILAMLYLGIRAQRKTKNTTDFFMAGRSLGKFYQFFLNFGNSTHADQAAAVSREIYRQGIGGMWIQYLVLFLTPFYWFTALLFRRSRVITLGDFYSERYQSRGLGAAFAAFTLVMAVIGGAAAYMVAGKTMMALTPKPPSAYTVQEKQAIDHFHEYMDLRQKMEKSLPMTDAEKARYEMLNDMNKRDELKSMVSYTDPVTFYFIFTALVGVYTMLGGLIAAAFTDAVQGVLIIVFSVMLIPLGLSRIGGFAGLHASVPDYMFNIFGSVKVGEYAWYTIFAMVLANLVSIIASAPLLATAGSAKDEWTARFGILSGMFFKRFLMLFWALTGLVAIALYAGKLHDPDLIWGVMSRDLLVPGALGLMLAGILAANMSSLNSGSVTNSALFIRNLYAPLVPNK